Proteins encoded within one genomic window of Triticum aestivum cultivar Chinese Spring chromosome 2D, IWGSC CS RefSeq v2.1, whole genome shotgun sequence:
- the LOC123053501 gene encoding uncharacterized protein isoform X2, whose translation MEDGNREDVLSNLPDHILLTILDRLNVHDAARTCVLSRRWQQLPAMLSQIKLDVLDFLPEGTTACYEREIVRINGAAVEATKSIMSRRDPSRNTIHLLSMKFFLRDNDTISIGHAVGQIMATHKVETAQFAILTEAHYSRRGDDDLVYYGRNFMLFFEACPGAFGGLTRLKLQDLRFGKSDICNVLLTCKQLKHLRMFNCNSGVWTTLQVEHLELGELEIVNCSFRKVVLISLPKLTQMAFHGWIAFQDPLSVGDVPLLETVDLTNVCLSSHKMVKLSEFLGGTSVRNLRLGFESEKIWVQPEHLTRQLAAVFCQLTFVHMAEIPEGYDLSWSLFILEPAPNLKELYLTEWDHLCTMETDREKRRALSYSIRKGLRCVMEAAVNLKNVFLYNRLACEMCRDNPPPSSFPFAETKKLLVEKIITSGIDSAASIHFLSGEAIWASHVAKKNFP comes from the exons ATGGAG GATGGTAATCGAGAAGACGTGCTTAGCAACTTGCCTGATCATATTTTGCTCACCATTCTTGACCGGCTCAATGTTCACGACGCTGCAAGAACATGTGTCCTCTCCCGACGGTGGCAGCAGCTCCCTGCTATGCTCTCTCAAATTAAGTTAGACGTTTTGGATTTCCTCCCTGAGGGAACAACTGCATGCTACGAACGCGAAATTGTTCGAATCAATGGAGCTGCGGTTGAAGCAACAAAGAGCATCATGTCACGCAGGGATCCAAGCCGAAACACCATCCACCTCCTGTCCATGAAGTTCTTTTTGAGAGACAATGACACCATATCCATTGGACATGCTGTTGGCCAGATCATGGCTACCCACAAGGTTGAGACAGCCCAATTCGCAATTTTGACAGAGGCGCATTACTCCCGCCGCGGCGATGATGATCTGGTCTACTATGGGAGAAATTTTATGTTGTTCTTTGAAGCTTGCCCGGGTGCATTTGGTGGTCTCACGCGCCTCAAACTGCAGGATTTGAGATTTGGTAAATCAGACATCTGTAATGTCCTCCTTACCTGCAAGCAACTAAAACACCTACGCATGTTCAATTGCAACTCAGGGGTTTGGACCACACTGCAAGTTGAACACCTGGAGCTCGGTGAGCTTGAGATCGTTAATTGTTCATTTAGAAAAGTCGTGCTCATCTCCCTCCCAAAACTCACACAGATGGCCTTTCATGGTTGGATCGCTTTCCAAGATCCACTATCAGTTGGTGATGTACCATTGCTCGAGACTGTAGATCTCACCAATGTTTGTCTTAGTAGCCACAAAATGGTCAAGTTAAGTGAGTTTCTTGGCGGCACCTCTGTGCGTAACCTGAGGTTAGGATTTGAGAGCGAAAAG ATTTGGGTGCAACCAGAACATCTGACGAGACAGCTGGCAGCCGTGTTCTGCCAGCTAACTTTTGTGCATATGGCTGAAATTCCAGAAGGGTATGACCTCTCCTGGTCATTGTTCATTCTTGAACCTGCGCCCAACTTGAAGGAGCTATATTTGACG GAGTGGGATCATTTGTGTACAATGGAAACGGacagggagaagaggagggcactCTCGTATAGCATAAGGAAGGGTCTAAG GTGTGTCATGGAAGCCGCGGTGAATCTAAAGAATGTGTTCCTATACAATAGGCTGGCGTGTGAGATGTGCCGCGACAACCCTCCGCCGTCCAGCTTCCCCTTTGCTGAGACTAAGAAGCTTTTGGTGGAGAAGATAATTACCAGTGGGATCGATTCAGCTGCCTCAATTCACTTCCTGTCCGGCGAAGCTATATGGGCTTCTCATGTTGCAAAGAAGAACTTCCCATAG
- the LOC123053501 gene encoding uncharacterized protein isoform X1, which yields MEDGNREDVLSNLPDHILLTILDRLNVHDAARTCVLSRRWQQLPAMLSQIKLDVLDFLPEGTTACYEREIVRINGAAVEATKSIMSRRDPSRNTIHLLSMKFFLRDNDTISIGHAVGQIMATHKVETAQFAILTEAHYSRRGDDDLVYYGRNFMLFFEACPGAFGGLTRLKLQDLRFGKSDICNVLLTCKQLKHLRMFNCNSGVWTTLQVEHLELGELEIVNCSFRKVVLISLPKLTQMAFHGWIAFQDPLSVGDVPLLETVDLTNVCLSSHKMVKLSEFLGGTSVRNLRLGFESEKIWVQPEHLTRQLAAVFCQLTFVHMAEIPEGYDLSWSLFILEPAPNLKELYLTEWDHLCTMETDREKRRALSYSIRKGLRWESSASRFQHRSLETLVIFGFESKEYMLTHVRCVMEAAVNLKNVFLYNRLACEMCRDNPPPSSFPFAETKKLLVEKIITSGIDSAASIHFLSGEAIWASHVAKKNFP from the exons ATGGAG GATGGTAATCGAGAAGACGTGCTTAGCAACTTGCCTGATCATATTTTGCTCACCATTCTTGACCGGCTCAATGTTCACGACGCTGCAAGAACATGTGTCCTCTCCCGACGGTGGCAGCAGCTCCCTGCTATGCTCTCTCAAATTAAGTTAGACGTTTTGGATTTCCTCCCTGAGGGAACAACTGCATGCTACGAACGCGAAATTGTTCGAATCAATGGAGCTGCGGTTGAAGCAACAAAGAGCATCATGTCACGCAGGGATCCAAGCCGAAACACCATCCACCTCCTGTCCATGAAGTTCTTTTTGAGAGACAATGACACCATATCCATTGGACATGCTGTTGGCCAGATCATGGCTACCCACAAGGTTGAGACAGCCCAATTCGCAATTTTGACAGAGGCGCATTACTCCCGCCGCGGCGATGATGATCTGGTCTACTATGGGAGAAATTTTATGTTGTTCTTTGAAGCTTGCCCGGGTGCATTTGGTGGTCTCACGCGCCTCAAACTGCAGGATTTGAGATTTGGTAAATCAGACATCTGTAATGTCCTCCTTACCTGCAAGCAACTAAAACACCTACGCATGTTCAATTGCAACTCAGGGGTTTGGACCACACTGCAAGTTGAACACCTGGAGCTCGGTGAGCTTGAGATCGTTAATTGTTCATTTAGAAAAGTCGTGCTCATCTCCCTCCCAAAACTCACACAGATGGCCTTTCATGGTTGGATCGCTTTCCAAGATCCACTATCAGTTGGTGATGTACCATTGCTCGAGACTGTAGATCTCACCAATGTTTGTCTTAGTAGCCACAAAATGGTCAAGTTAAGTGAGTTTCTTGGCGGCACCTCTGTGCGTAACCTGAGGTTAGGATTTGAGAGCGAAAAG ATTTGGGTGCAACCAGAACATCTGACGAGACAGCTGGCAGCCGTGTTCTGCCAGCTAACTTTTGTGCATATGGCTGAAATTCCAGAAGGGTATGACCTCTCCTGGTCATTGTTCATTCTTGAACCTGCGCCCAACTTGAAGGAGCTATATTTGACG GAGTGGGATCATTTGTGTACAATGGAAACGGacagggagaagaggagggcactCTCGTATAGCATAAGGAAGGGTCTAAGGTGGGAATCATCTGCATCTCGTTTCCAGCACCGGAGTCTGGAAACGCTAGTAATCTTTGGTTTTGAATCTAAAGAATACATGCTGACGCATGTCAGGTGTGTCATGGAAGCCGCGGTGAATCTAAAGAATGTGTTCCTATACAATAGGCTGGCGTGTGAGATGTGCCGCGACAACCCTCCGCCGTCCAGCTTCCCCTTTGCTGAGACTAAGAAGCTTTTGGTGGAGAAGATAATTACCAGTGGGATCGATTCAGCTGCCTCAATTCACTTCCTGTCCGGCGAAGCTATATGGGCTTCTCATGTTGCAAAGAAGAACTTCCCATAG
- the LOC123053501 gene encoding uncharacterized protein isoform X3, whose protein sequence is MEDGNREDVLSNLPDHILLTILDRLNVHDAARTCVLSRRWQQLPAMLSQIKLDVLDFLPEGTTACYEREIVRINGAAVEATKSIMSRRDPSRNTIHLLSMKFFLRDNDTISIGHAVGQIMATHKVETAQFAILTEAHYSRRGDDDLVYYGRNFMLFFEACPGAFGGLTRLKLQDLRFGKSDICNVLLTCKQLKHLRMFNCNSGVWTTLQVEHLELGELEIVNCSFRKVVLISLPKLTQMAFHGWIAFQDPLSVGDVPLLETVDLTNVCLSSHKMVKLSEFLGGTSVRNLRLGFESEKIWVQPEHLTRQLAAVFCQLTFVHMAEIPEGYDLSWSLFILEPAPNLKELYLTEWDHLCTMETDREKRRALSYSIRKGLRLACEMCRDNPPPSSFPFAETKKLLVEKIITSGIDSAASIHFLSGEAIWASHVAKKNFP, encoded by the exons ATGGAG GATGGTAATCGAGAAGACGTGCTTAGCAACTTGCCTGATCATATTTTGCTCACCATTCTTGACCGGCTCAATGTTCACGACGCTGCAAGAACATGTGTCCTCTCCCGACGGTGGCAGCAGCTCCCTGCTATGCTCTCTCAAATTAAGTTAGACGTTTTGGATTTCCTCCCTGAGGGAACAACTGCATGCTACGAACGCGAAATTGTTCGAATCAATGGAGCTGCGGTTGAAGCAACAAAGAGCATCATGTCACGCAGGGATCCAAGCCGAAACACCATCCACCTCCTGTCCATGAAGTTCTTTTTGAGAGACAATGACACCATATCCATTGGACATGCTGTTGGCCAGATCATGGCTACCCACAAGGTTGAGACAGCCCAATTCGCAATTTTGACAGAGGCGCATTACTCCCGCCGCGGCGATGATGATCTGGTCTACTATGGGAGAAATTTTATGTTGTTCTTTGAAGCTTGCCCGGGTGCATTTGGTGGTCTCACGCGCCTCAAACTGCAGGATTTGAGATTTGGTAAATCAGACATCTGTAATGTCCTCCTTACCTGCAAGCAACTAAAACACCTACGCATGTTCAATTGCAACTCAGGGGTTTGGACCACACTGCAAGTTGAACACCTGGAGCTCGGTGAGCTTGAGATCGTTAATTGTTCATTTAGAAAAGTCGTGCTCATCTCCCTCCCAAAACTCACACAGATGGCCTTTCATGGTTGGATCGCTTTCCAAGATCCACTATCAGTTGGTGATGTACCATTGCTCGAGACTGTAGATCTCACCAATGTTTGTCTTAGTAGCCACAAAATGGTCAAGTTAAGTGAGTTTCTTGGCGGCACCTCTGTGCGTAACCTGAGGTTAGGATTTGAGAGCGAAAAG ATTTGGGTGCAACCAGAACATCTGACGAGACAGCTGGCAGCCGTGTTCTGCCAGCTAACTTTTGTGCATATGGCTGAAATTCCAGAAGGGTATGACCTCTCCTGGTCATTGTTCATTCTTGAACCTGCGCCCAACTTGAAGGAGCTATATTTGACG GAGTGGGATCATTTGTGTACAATGGAAACGGacagggagaagaggagggcactCTCGTATAGCATAAGGAAGGGTCTAAG GCTGGCGTGTGAGATGTGCCGCGACAACCCTCCGCCGTCCAGCTTCCCCTTTGCTGAGACTAAGAAGCTTTTGGTGGAGAAGATAATTACCAGTGGGATCGATTCAGCTGCCTCAATTCACTTCCTGTCCGGCGAAGCTATATGGGCTTCTCATGTTGCAAAGAAGAACTTCCCATAG